From the Helicoverpa zea isolate HzStark_Cry1AcR chromosome 26, ilHelZeax1.1, whole genome shotgun sequence genome, one window contains:
- the LOC124642853 gene encoding Golgi pH regulator — translation MTFLEDTLIILISQIVFFVGGWIFFVKQLFRDYEVHHLLVQLIFSVTFALSCTMFELIIFEIIDYLDSSSRYFHWNMGLYSLLFMVIALIPFYIAYFCISNIRFVSQNMIRPLTMFVWFIYLYFFWKIGDPFPILSPKQGIFSIEQGVSRIGVIGVTVMALLSGFGAVNYPYTSMAIFIRPVTQSDVLSIEKKLLQTMDMILVKKKRIALAEANSMGARQQYNMLDQSNVKNRGGFWTNILSSVGSIANPLGHGSENITQLRQEISGLEELSRQLFLEAHDARTMREKIEWSNTFQGKYFNFLGYFFSLYCVWKIFISTINIVFDRVGKKDPVTRGLEIVVHWLGWHIDVAFWSQHVSFILVGCIVLTSIRGLLLTLTKFFYKISSSKSSNIIVLILAQIMGMYFCSSVLLMRMNMPPEYRIIITQVLGDLQFNFYHRWFDVIFLVSALSSIFTLYLAHKQPSVS, via the exons ATGACGTTCCTAGAAGACACgttgattattttaatatcgCAG ATAGTATTCTTCGTAGGCGGCTGGATATTCTTTGTGAAGCAGCTGTTCCGAGACTATGAGGTGCATCACTTGCTAGTGCAGCTTATATTCTCCGTGACGTTTGCACTCAGCTGCACCATGTTCGAGCTGATTATCTTTGAAATCATTGATTATCTTGATTCTAG CTCCCGATATTTCCACTGGAACATGGGTCTCTATTCCTTGCTGTTCATGGTGATAGCATTAATACCATTTTATATAGCATACTTTTGTATCAGCAATATTCGTTTTG tttctcaaaatatgATAAGGCCATTGACCATGTTTGTGTGGTTCATATATTTGTACTTCTTCTGGAAGATTGGAGACCCATTTCCTATTCTAAGTCCAAAACAA GGTATATTTTCAATAGAGCAGGGTGTCTCTCGAATAGGAGTGATTGGTGTTACAGTAATGGCGTTACTATCTGGATTTGGTGCTGTCAATTACCCGTATACTTCTATGGCTATATTTATAAG acCAGTAACCCAATCAGATGTTCtatcaatagaaaaaaaattgcttcaaaCCATGGACATGATATTAGTGAAAAAGAAAAGGATAGCATTAGCCGAAGCCAACAGTATGGGAGCGAGACAGCAATACAATATGTTGGATCAGAGTAATGTAAAGAATAGAGGAGGATTTTGGACTAATATTTTGTCTAGTGTCGGCAGTATTGCTAATCCTTTGGGTCATGGAAGTGAAA ACATCACCCAACTCCGTCAAGAGATATCAGGCCTAGAAGAGCTGAGTCGCCAACTGTTCTTAGAAGCCCACGATGCCAGAACTATGCGGGAGAAGATAGAGTGGTCCAATACCTTCCAGGGGAAGTACTTCAACTTCCTCGGCTATTTCTTCTCGTTGTACTGCGTTTGGAAGATTTTTATT TCAACAATAAACATAGTATTCGACCGGGTCGGCAAAAAAGACCCCGTGACCCGCGGCCTAGAGATAGTCGTCCACTGGCTCGGCTGGCACATTGACGTCGCCTTCTGGTCGCAGCACGTGTCCTTCATACTGGTCGGCTGCATCGTGCTGACCAGCATCCGAGGACTGTTGCTGACACTCACCAAG TTCTTCTACAAGATATCATCATCGAAATCTTCGAACATCATTGTCTTAATTCTAGCTCAAATAATGGGCATGTATTTCTGTTCGTCGGTTTTGCTCATGCGTATGAATATGCCTCCGGAATACCGTATCATCATAACTCAAGTTTTAGGAGATCTACAGTTTAACTTCTACCATAGATGGTTCGATGTGATATTTCTAGTTAGTGCGCTGTCTAGTATATTTACTCTGTATTTAGCTCATAAGCAACCGTCTGTGAGTTAG
- the LOC124643158 gene encoding zinc finger protein 2-like yields the protein MTAVNNALRSIINGEKDFCCLCMSTIHDKPIGLDDEIVVNINNYEHEIVVSEVLNSLFDEQMCSYISTFDTLCDQCISSALSSYKFKISSERNATYLTNVFDGIANNFEYATNELYDAKSLYVSLNLEDFTSKQYYDTKKISTTRAALRRYRTLDNTPKTNVEDLILKAIKKEEDDEKGERRKRKKHKVDIPTRDMLWDKNNPDLFRCKECFKDYPTVWNLRNHFIRVHAPKVFRCPECPRSYGSAAFLEAHKFESHCTVVCSECGKTFYNRHTLKMHEMGHHLSLVCQDCGRVYKNKGTFKKHIELNVCGQESRAHPSEAKFTCDYCGKKYTQKVSLRVHIQYEHGNYKAHICEWCGKKFWAQSRLKAHIVKHTREKNFPCSTCGRKFVSKESLLYHTRTHTGEKPYKCPHCDSRFLSASRRSDHVKRQHLGATLECDICHSKFNSRTFLIKHKKSHAKPSDSTLNFTYKALESKEVKLNYRDQMKTLLKTEPETKSNLWQMDVVKVVGDSIPGLQKIIEASEANLNQLTRQVYHDEDSQQSEDGKVYLEVSDDTEDYIKILGV from the exons ATGACGGCCGTAAATAACGCTCTAAGAAGTATCATAAATGGGGAGAAAGATTTTTGCTGTTTATGTATGAGCACCATACATGACAAACCGATTGGATTAGACGATGAAATTGTagtcaatataaataattatgaacatGAAATAGTAGTTTCAGAAGTGTTAAACTCTCTTTTTGATGAACAG ATGTGCAGCTACATAAGTACATTTGACACATTATGTGATCAATGCATAAGTTCTGCACTAAGTTCTTACAAATTCAAAATAAGCAGCGAAAGAAACGCTACATATCTAACAAACGTATTTGATGGCATCGCAAACAACTTTGAATATGCTACAAATGAATTATATGATGCTAAGTCTTTGTACGTCTCATTGAACCTTGAAGACTTCacaagcaaacaatattatgATACAAAAAAGATTAGCACTACAAGGGCAGCGTTACGCAGATACCGCACTTTAGACAACACACCAAAGACAAACGTAGAAGATTTAATCCTCAAAGCAATTAAAAAAGAAGAGGATGACGAAAAAGGTGAACGAAGAAAGAGGAAAAAACATAAAGTTGATATACCAACAAGAGATATGCTATGGGACAAAAATAATCCAGATCTATTTAGGTGTAAGGAGTGTTTTAAAGATTATCCCACGGTTTGGAATTTGAGAAACCATTTCATAAGAGTACATGCACCTAAGGTCTTTAGGTGTCCGGAATGTCCTAGAAGTTACGGGTCAGCAGCATTTCTAGAAGCACACAAGTTTGAAAGTCATTGCACTGTAGTTTGTAGTGAGTGTGGGAAAACTTTCTACAATCGGCACACTCTAAAAATGCATGAGATGGGTCATCACTTGTCCTTGGTCTGTCAGGACTGTGGCCGAGTTTACAAGAATAAGGGCACATTCAAAAAGCATATCGAGTTGAATGTCTGTGGACAAGAGTCTAGGGCTCATCCGTCTGAGGCTAAATTCACTTGTGATTACTGTGGGAAGAAATATACTCAAAAAGTATCTCTACGAGTTCACATACAGTATGAACATGGGAACTATAAGGCTCATATTTGCGAATGGTGCGGCAAGAAATTCTGGGCACAGAGCAGACTAAAAGCACACATAGTAAAACACACTAGAGAAAAAAACTTCCCTTGCTCAACTTGTGGACGCAAGTTTGTCAGTAAAGAGTCTTTATTGTACCATACAAGAACTCACACGGGTGAAAAACCATACAAATGTCCACATTGTGACAGCAGATTTCTTTCCGCTTCTCGTAGATCGGATCATGTGAAACGGCAACACTTAGGTGCAACTCTAGAATGCGATATATGTCACAGCAAATTTAATTCGAGAACATtcttaataaaacataaaaaatcacATGCAAAGCCTAGTGATAGTACACTTAATTTTACTTACAAAGCTTTAGAAAGTAAGGaggtgaaattaaattatagagATCAAATGAAAACTCTTTTGAAGACTGAACCAGAGACAAAAAGTAATCTATGGCAGATGGATGTGGTGAAGGTAGTTGGAGATTCTATTCCTGGTTTACAGAAAATTATAGAAGCTAGTGAGGCAAATTTAAATCAATTGACTAGGCAGGTCTATCATGATGAAGACAGTCAACAGTCTGAAGATGGAAAAGTGTATTTAGAAGTATCTGATGATACTGAAGACTATATTAAGATATTAGGAGTATAG